From the genome of Anoplopoma fimbria isolate UVic2021 breed Golden Eagle Sablefish chromosome 1, Afim_UVic_2022, whole genome shotgun sequence, one region includes:
- the dharma gene encoding dharma: MVGWLLLEAPLESELEDFMLRGHSSSSSDLARVIMDRSRVSDFSIERILSPQLGLKPPGMEFSPDGRLQGIPAGFSLDSGNFRPPAPVPVPVPVPGCLQYRGMSYGEAFYPYGTGLHQTDFTSIYPNSGVYVHFSSQDSADAQQWAGYRGYHRVGVSAHPQLRQKARMRTVFTDGQTKRLELLFELTDYPAMEARAEVARSSGLSEETVRVWFKNRRARRKRQRGGSKVKSPSPSPSAGAEKKFFTSFL; the protein is encoded by the exons CTCAGaggtcacagcagcagcagcagcgacctGGCACGTGTGATCATGGACAGAAGCAGAGTGTCGGACTTCAGCATCGAGCGCATCCTTTCCCCGCAGCTCGGACTCAAACCGCCGGGGATGGAGTTTTCACCGGACGGACGTCTCCAGGGGATCCCCGCCGGGTTCAGCCTGGACTCCGGGAACTTCAGGCCTCCTGCGCCGGTCCCGGTCCCGGTGCCGGTGCCAGGCTGTCTGCAGTACCGAGGGATGAGCTATGGAGAGGCGTTTTACCCCTACGGAACCGGTTTGCATCAGACAGACTTCACGAGCATTTATCCAAACTCCGGAGTGTATGTGCACTTCAGCAGCCAGGACTCTGCAG aTGCTCAGCAGTGGGCTGGTTACCGTGGTTACCATCGGGTTGGGGTGTCCGCGCACCCGCAGCTGCGTCAGAAGGCCCGGATGAGGACGGTGTTCACAGACGGTCAGACCAAGCGGCTCGAGTTGCTGTTCGAGCTCACCGACTACCCGGCGATGGAAGCGCGCGCTGAGGTGGCGAGGAGCAGCGGGCTGAGCGAGGAGACAGTCAGG GTGTGGTTTAAGAACCGCAGAGCCAGGAGGAAGCGGCAGCGCGgcgggtcaaaggtcaaatctccctctccttccccaAGCGCTGGAGCAGAGAAGAAGTTCTTCACCTCCTTCCTCTGA